A portion of the Fusobacterium nucleatum genome contains these proteins:
- a CDS encoding iron-containing alcohol dehydrogenase yields MDNFNYKNDTKIIFGKDNYSEIGKNIKIFSKKTPKILLHYEADGELIKKLGIYEKVISSLKEFDIEFIELGGVVPNPRLSLVYEGIKICKEENITFILAVGGASVIDSAKAISLGAVDNGDVWDFFTAKRIPQDTLGIGVVLTIPGAGSEMSESSIITDENKKQKAVCDTEVNFPKFAILNPEVCYTIPDRLMAAGIVDILSHLMERYFTKSIDTALSDSLIEATMKIVIKYGPLLMKDRKNYNYCSQIMWAATMAHNGMIACGRVADWASHRIEHEISGIYDLTHGIGMAIIFPAWMKYTKNIRPQIFEKFFKEVFNTVNIDEGINKLEEFFKSLGINLKLSDYGITEEYFSLMAEKALGNSETLGRFMQLNKQDIINILNLAK; encoded by the coding sequence ATGGACAATTTTAATTATAAAAATGATACTAAAATCATTTTTGGAAAAGATAATTATAGTGAAATTGGCAAAAATATTAAAATTTTTTCAAAAAAAACTCCTAAAATTCTCTTGCATTATGAGGCAGATGGAGAATTAATAAAAAAACTTGGTATTTATGAAAAAGTTATCTCTTCATTAAAAGAATTTGATATTGAATTTATTGAACTTGGAGGAGTTGTTCCTAATCCTAGGTTATCTCTGGTTTATGAAGGAATTAAAATTTGTAAAGAAGAAAACATTACTTTTATTTTAGCTGTTGGTGGAGCAAGTGTTATTGACTCAGCTAAAGCAATTTCACTTGGAGCTGTTGATAATGGGGATGTTTGGGACTTTTTTACTGCTAAAAGAATTCCTCAAGATACATTGGGAATAGGGGTTGTTTTAACTATTCCAGGAGCTGGTTCTGAAATGTCTGAAAGCTCTATTATAACAGATGAAAATAAGAAACAAAAAGCTGTTTGTGATACAGAAGTTAATTTTCCAAAATTTGCAATATTAAATCCTGAAGTTTGTTATACAATTCCTGATAGATTAATGGCTGCTGGAATTGTAGATATTTTATCACATTTAATGGAAAGATATTTTACAAAATCAATAGATACAGCTTTAAGTGATTCTTTAATTGAAGCTACTATGAAAATAGTAATAAAATATGGACCTCTTCTTATGAAAGATAGAAAAAATTATAATTATTGTTCACAAATTATGTGGGCAGCGACTATGGCACACAATGGGATGATTGCCTGTGGAAGAGTTGCAGATTGGGCTTCCCATAGAATTGAACATGAAATAAGTGGAATATATGATTTGACTCATGGTATTGGTATGGCAATTATTTTTCCTGCTTGGATGAAATATACAAAAAATATTCGTCCTCAAATATTTGAAAAATTTTTCAAAGAAGTTTTTAATACTGTAAATATAGATGAAGGAATAAATAAATTAGAAGAATTTTTTAAGAGTTTAGGGATAAACTTAAAATTATCAGATTATGGAATAACAGAAGAATATTTTTCTTTAATGGCTGAAAAGGCACTAGGAAACTCTGAAACACTTGGTAGGTTTATGCAATTAAATAAGCAAGATATTATTAATATCTTAAATTTAGCAAAATAA